The genomic window TGGCTACCGGCAGATCTGGGATTATCTGGCCGGGCGGATGCGGCGCGAAGACCTGCTCTTCCGGGGGACGGTGGCGACCCGTCAGTTCGCCCGCCGCCAGGTGACATGGCTGCGCCGGGAGACGGATCTGGTATGGCTCGATCCCCTGGAGAAAAAGCCTTGTGACCGGCTTAGTGATCTCATCAATCGCGTGATAGCGTAGAGAATCAAGGGATAATAATAACCGCCGCGAAAGACCAAGGAGTCACGGCACCATGTCGAAAGGCCAATCACTGCAGGAACCCTTCCTCAATGCCTTGCGCAAGGAGAAGGTGCCGGTGTCCATCTATCTGGTCAACGGCATCAAGCTGCAGGGTCAGGTGGATTCGTTCGACCAGTTCGTGATCCTGCTCCGCAACTCGATCAGCCAGCTGGTGTACAAGCACGCCATCTCCACGATCGTCCCGTCACGGAACGTGCGCGAGCTTCTGCAGGAGGAGCGAGATCCCGAAACCGACGAGGACTGAGGCCACGCCGACGCTCGAGACCGCACCGGCCCAGCTGTTCGCCCGCCCCGATGGTGGTGAGCGTGGCGTTCTGGTGCAGGTGGATGACGGCGTCATTGATGCTGACGAGGCATTGCGGGAATTCGATGCACTGGCCCGCTCGGCCGGGGCTGGCATCGTGGCTCAGCAGACCGGTCGCCGTCGCAAGCCCGATCCACGCACCTACCTCGGCGCTGGCAAAGTCGATGAGCTGCGTGAGCTGATGCAGACACATGGTGCGGACCTGGTGCTGATCAATCACGCGCTGTCGCCCGTGCAGGAACGTAACCTTGAACACGCGCTGCAATGCCGTGTGCTCGACAGGACAGGACTGATACTCGATATCTTCGCCCAACGGGCACGCTCCCACGAGGGCAAGCTGCAGGTCGAGCTGGCCCAGCTGCGGCACCTCGCCAGTCGTCTGGTTCGAGGCTGGTCGCACCTTGAGCGCCAGAAGGGCGGCATCGGGCTGCGTGGTCCGGGTGAGACACAGCTCGAACTCGACCGCCGGATGCTCGGCACACGGATCCGGCAGCTGGAAAAACGGCTGGGGCGGGTACGCCAACAGCGCGATCAGGGTCGTAAGGCGAGGCGACGCCGGGATCTGCCGGCTGTTTCGCTGGTGGGATACACCAACGCGGGTAAGTCGACGCTGTTCAACCGCGTCGCCGAGTCCGGTGTGTATGTCGCGGATCAGCTCTTCGCCACCCTGGATACAACGCTTCGGCGGATTGAGCTGGCCGGCGGTGAAGCGGCGGTGATCGCGGATACGGTCGGTTTTATCCGCGACCTGCCACCGCAGCTGGTGGCAGCGTTCCGGTCGACGCTTGAGGAAGTGGTCGAGGCGGAATTGCTGGTGCACGTGATCGATGCCGCTGACCCCGGGCGCGAGGACAATGCCAGCGAGGTCGATTCGGTCCTTGACGCCCTGGGCGCCGACGAGGTGCCACAGCTGCGGGTTTATAACAAGATCGATGCGCGTGGGCTGTCGCCGCGAATCGATCGCGATGACGAAGGGTATCCCGTCGCCGTATGGCTTTCGGCAGCCAGTGGTGCGGGCATGGACCTGTTCCAGCAGGCGATCGCCGAGCGGGTCAGCGCCGAGCAGTCGCGGGGTGTCATTGAGCTCAGTCCGGCAGAGGGGCGGCTTCGGGCGCGGTTCTACGAACTGGGCGATGTCACCGAGGAGTGCTTCACTGACCGGGGCACGATCCAACTGACTGTCAGTCTCCCGACGCGGGCACTGGCAAGACTCTATCGACATGAGGGCCTGACCGCGGAACTCATCCCAATCACCGGTGCCAACTTGCCCGTGGGCGCAGTGGCTCATTAGAATCGTAGGGCTTGCGCGTCGGTTGGCGCGACCCCATCATTACTGGAGAACATTCATGGCCTGGAACGAACCCGGCGGTAACAACCGCGATCCCTGGAGCAGTGGCGGGGGCAATCGCGGTAACAATCAGGGGCCGCCCGATCTTGACGAAGCGATTCGCAAAGCCAAGCAGCGCCTCGAGGGGCTGTTCGGCGGCAAGGGCGGTGGCGGCCGCGGGTCCGGTGGCAGCGACAGTGATGGCGGCGGTCCGAAAATGCCGGGTAGCAAGGGCATCGGTATTATTGCCGGGCTTCTGGTCACGGTCTGGATCCTGTCCGGGATCTATATCGTCGATGAGGGCACGCGCGGCGTCGTGACCCGCTTCGGTGCTTACGAGATGACCGCGCAGCCGGGTCCCCACTGGCATTTCCCCTATCCGGTCGAATCAGTCCAGACCGTGGATGTCTCCAACCGGCGTCGCATTACCATTGGTTACCAGGCAGTGGCGGCGCAGAGCTCGCGGCCGGTGCTCTCCGAGGCACTCATGCTCACCGAGGATGAGAACATCGTGAACGTACAGCTCGCGGTGCAGTATCAGGTCTCTGATGCGGCCGACTTCCTGTTCAACTTTGTCGAGCCCGAGGCAACCCTCAAGAGCGTGACGGAAAGCGCGCTTCGCGAGATCGTTGGCAAGCGCAATATGGACTTTGTGATCACCGAGGGACGCACCGAGGTGGCCCAGCAGACGCGCGATCTGGTGGTCGAGACGCTTGGCCCCTACGAGACCGGGATCAACGTGGTTGAGGTGGTCATTCAGGATGCCCAGCCCCCTGAGCAGGTGCAGGGTGCCTTCGAGGACGCCATCAAAGCCCGTGAGGATCGGGAGCGGCTGATCAACCAGGCCGAGGCGTATCGTAACGAGGTCATCCCGCGCGCCCAGGGTCAGGCAGCCCGTGTCCGCGAGGAAGCGCAGGGCTATATGGCACGGATCGTCCAGAATGCCGAAGGTGACGCGAGCCGCTTCAGTCAGCAGCGTGTCGAGTATGCCAAGGCCCCCCGGGTGACCCGTGATCGGCTCTACATCGATACGATGGAGCGGGTGCTCGGTAATACGGGCAAGGTGCTGATCGACAATGAGTCGAGCCAGCAGCTCATGTATCTGCCGCTGGACCGGATGATGCGCTCGAATGGGCCGTCGGCCGGCAATACAGGCGCAAGCGGTGGTTCGGCATCCATGAACAACACTGTCTCAAGCAACACCAGCTCGAGCAGTTCACAGCGTAGCGACTCATCCAGCGGTTCGCTGCGCATGCGGGAGACACGCTAATGAATCGCCTGACTGCAATCGGTGCGGCGGTAGTGCTGCTACTGATCGTGGGGCTTACGTTCGGAACGTTTACCGTCAAGGAAACCGAGCGTGCCCTGAAGTTTCGGCTGGGTGAGGTCGTCCGGGTCGACTACGAACCGGGACTGCATTTCCAGATTCCGTTCGTGAACAACGTCCGCAAGATCGACATCCGGGTGCAGACGCTGGATGAGAGCCCGCAGCGGTTTCTGACCAGCGAGCAGAAGAACCTGATCGTCGATACCTTCGTGAAATGGCGGGTCGAGGATATCGAAAAGTACTATGTCACGGTCCGCGCCAACCCACGTCAGGCTAACCTCCGGCTCTCGGAAATCATCCGTGATGGACTGCGGGCCGAGTTCGGTAAGCGGACGGTCCAGGAAGTGATTTCCGGTGACCGGGCCGAAATCATGGATCTGCTGACCCAGCAGGCGAGTGAGGCGGGCAATTCGCTGGGAATCTCCGTGCTTGACGTCCGGCTGCAGCGGGTCGACCTGCCTGAGGGCGTCAGCGAGTCGGTGTTCAATCGAATGGTGGCGGCGCGTGAACAGGTCGCCCGGCAGTTCCGGGCCGAGGGCCAGGAAGCGGCCGAGCGTATCCGGTCCGCCGCCGATCGGCGGCGCGAGGAGATCCTCGCGGCGGCCCGGCGCGATGCGGAAGAGATGCGCGGTGAAGCGGATGCCGATGCAACCGCGATCTATGCCGAGGCATATCAGGCGGATGAAGAGTTCTACCGGTTCTATCGCAGTCTGCGGGCCTACGAGAACACCTTCAGCGACGAGAGCGATATGCTTGTGCTGTCGCCGGATTCGGAGTTCTTCCGCTATTTCGATGAGCATGATTCGCTCAGCGTAACGCCCTGATCGACTGATCCGACCGTGCAGGATCTTCTCACCGCAGTCGCGCTGCTTCTGATCATTGAGGGGATCCTGCCGTTTCTGAGTCCGCGCTATCTTCGCCGGGCGCTCTTCTCTATCGTCCAGCAAAATGATAAAAGCCTGCGACTGACTGGCATGGCAACAATGCTGGTCGGTACCCTGCTGCTTTATCTGATTCGCTGAAGGACGATTTCATGACTGACAAACGGCCGGGCCAGCACAGCCCCTGGCTGCTGCCCGACGCGGTTGAAGAACTCCTGCCACCGGCAGCGGCGGCGCTGGAGGGCCTGCGACAGTCGAGTCTCGAACGATGCGCCCGCTGGGGCTATGAGCTGGTGATGCCACCGGTGATCGAGTACCTCGAGGCGCTGCTCTCCGGGGTGGCCCACGACCTTGATCTACAGACTTTCAAACTCACCGACCAGTTGAGTGGCCGGATGATGGGGGTGCGGGCGGATATCACGCCGCAGGCTGCTCGTATCGACGCCCACCAGCTGCGTCGCGAGGGCCCGGTGCGGCTGTGTTACAGCGGCACCGTCCTGAGGACCCGGGCGGAAGGTGGTGAGGGGTCCCGCAACCCCCTGCAGATGGGCGCCGAGCTCTACGGCCATGCGGGCATCGAGAGCGATGTCGAAGTCATCAGCCTGATGGCGGAGGTGCTGACGGCGGCAGGCGTCGATTCGCTGCATGTCGACCTTGGTCATGTGGGGATTTTTCGTGGCCTGTGTAGTGCCGCGGGTCTCGATAGTGGTGACGAGGCCCAGTTGTGGGATGCCCTGCAGCGCAAGGCAACCGCCGATATCGAGGCGCTGCTGGTGGCGTTGGATGTCGCACCGGAGCATCGTCGGCGTCTGGCTGCACTGGCGGGGCTGAGCGGTGGTATTGAGACACTGGAGATCGCGCGTGAGGCCCTCGAGGGCAGCGGTGAGGCTGTGCGTTCAGCGCTGGATGCGCTGGCGCAGACGGCGCGGGCACTGCAGGCTAGCCACCCCGATCTGATCCTGCATTTCGATCTGGGCGAACTGCGGGGCTATCGCTATCACACCGGTGTCGTGTTCGCCGCCTATACACCCGGGGTATCCGGCGAGTTGGCCCGCGGGGGCCGTTATGATGATATTGGCGCGATCTTTGGCCGAGGCCGGCCTGCGACCGGTTTCAGCGCCGATCTCAAGGCGTTGCTGCGGGCGACGGTGCCGGCGACGGACGATCCGGCCGATGGGGTGGCTATTGGGGCACCATGGTCGAGCGATGCGGCGCTGCGGGCACGGGTCAATGCGCTGCGGGCGGCCGGTGAAACGGTCATCTGGATGTTACCCGGTCATGACGGTGCGGGCGCCGGTGTGGAATGCAACCGTCAGCTTGTGCCTGATACCGATGGCGGCTGGCAGATTGAGTCAATGGAGACAACGGGGAACCAATGACAAAAAGCGTGGTGGTGATCGGCTCCCAGTGGGGAGACGAGGGCAAGGGTAAAATCGTCGACCTTCTTACCGATCGAGTCTCGGCGGTGGCGCGATTCCAGGGCGGTCACAACGCTGGGCACACCCTCGTGATCGACGGCGAGAAAACGGTGCTGCATCTCATCCCCTCCGGCATTCTGCGCGAGGGTGTGGAATGTCTGATCGGCAACGGCGTCGTGATCTCGCCAGAGGCGCTGATGGAAGAGCTGAGTGCGCTGGAGGCCTCGGGCGTGCCGGCGCGGGAGCGGCTGCGGATCAGCCCTGCCTGCCCGGTCATCCTGCCCTCGCATATCGCCCTGGATCAGGCCCGGGAGCGTGCCCGGGGTAAGGCCGCGATCGGCACCACTGGGCGTGGTATCGGACCGGCCTATGAGGACAAGGTGGCGCGTCGCGGCATCCGCATTGGCGATCTTTTCCAGCGGGAGTGTCTGGCCGCCAAGCTCGGTGAATTGCTCGACTACCACAACTTCATTCTCAAGCAGTACTACGGCGAGCCGGTTCAGGACTTTCAGGCCACTCAGGAGCGCTGTCTTGCCGTGGCGCAGGCCCTCGAGCCAATGGTGGCCGATATCAGCCACCGGCTGCACCGTCATCGCACCCAGGGCGACAATCTGCTTTTCGAAGGCGCGCAGGGGACATTGCTGGATATCGATCAGGGGACGTACCCGTATGTGACTTCGTCCAATACAACTGCGGGGGCGGCCTCCACCGGCACCGGGGTCGGCCCGTTGGAGCTCGACTATGTGCTCGGTATCACCAAGGCGTACACCACGCGAGTGGGTGCTGGGCCGTTTCCGACTGAGCTTTCGAATGACCTTGGCAGGCATCTCGCCGAGCGGGGACACGAATTCGGCTCGACCACCGGTCGGCCGCGGCGCTGTGGCTGGTTCGATGCCGTCGCGATGCGGCGGGCGGCGCAGATCAGCAGCATCTCCGGGCTGTGCATGACCAAGCTGGATGTCCTGGACGAGCTGGACACCCTCAGGATCTGTACCGGATATCGTTGTGGTTCGCAGCGCAGTGATGTGCTGCCCGCGGGCGCTGAGGCGCTCGCCGAGTGCGAACCGGAATACGTGGAAATGCCGGGTTGGCGGGCATCGACCCTCGGGATTCAGCGTTACGAGGATCTACCGGCTGCAGCCCGTGCCTATCTGGAGAAGATTGAAGAGCTCTGCGGTGTGCCAGTCGACGTGATCTCAACCGGTGCGGATCGTGTGGATACCGTGGTCAGGCGCCATCCCTTCGATTGATCATCGGGATGGTGCCGAGGAGAGGACTTGAACCTCCACGGGGTCTCCCCCACTAGCACCTGAAGCTAGCGCGTCTACCGATTCCGCCACCTCGGCTATGTTGCTGGGGTGGTGCCCGACAACGCAGCGGAGAATACCGCTGCCCCCTCTGGCTGTCAATGAAATGCGGCGTTTGCATAGGCACCGCAATGCGCATGCCGTATCCTGTCAGCCATGACAGAAAACGAGACTGACACCGCCGACCCGTCCCATGATCCGTTCCTGGGGCGTGAGAAAGAAAAGTACGAATCCCCGGTGCCGAGCCGGGAGTACATCACCCAACAGCTCGAGGCTCAGGCCCGCCCGCTGTCCCGCAAAGACCTTGCGGCGCTGTTCAGCCTGAGCGATGAGGACGCGCTTGAGGGCCTCCGTCGTCGACTGAAGGCCATGGAGCGCGATGGTCAGCTGGTGCGCAATCGGCGCAACGGCTACGTCGTTGTTGATAACGAGGAACTCGTGCGCGGACGCATCCGGTCCTCGCCCGATGGCTCGGGTGTTGTGCATCCGGACCGTCCCGGCCCGAACGTCTATCTGGCGCCGCGTGAAATGCACCGGCTGCTCAACCGCGACCGAGTGGTGGTGCGCCTTACCGGTGATGACGAGGATGGTCGACCCACGGGTGAGCTGGTCGAGATCATCGAGCACGCCAATCAGGAAATCGCCGGGCGATATCATGAGGAAAGCGGTATCGGCTTTGTGATTCCGAATAATAAGCGCCTGCATCAGGATCTGATCATTCCCGCCGCTGACGTCAACGGCGCCAGACACGGTGAGCTGGTCACCGCCGAGGTGGTCAACCAGCCCTCGCAGCGACGGCAGCCGATTGGCCGCATCATCGAGGTGTTCGGTACCCGGATTGCGCCGGGGGATGAGGTCGCGGTCGCCGCACGTACCCACGGAATCCCTGTTGAGTGGCCGGAAGAGGTGCTGGAAGAGGCCGCGCGCTTCGGTGACGAGGTACCAGAGTCGGTCAAGCAAGGGCGAAAGGACCTGCGCAAGACGCCCCTGATCACGATCGACGGAGCGGATGCCCGCGACTTCGACGACGCCGTTTACTGCGAACCCACCGCGAGCGGCTGGAAGCTGATTGTCGCGATCGCCGACGTGGCGGCCTATGTCACGCCCGGATCGGCGCTTGATAATGAGGCCGCCGAGCGCGGTAACTCATGCTACTTCCCGCGCAATGTCGTGCCCATGCTGCCGGAGAACCTCTCCAATGGTCTGTGCTCGCTGAATCCCGGCGTGGATCGGCTGTGCATGGTCTGTGAAATGCAGATCGACCGGGAAGGCAAGCTCAAGCGCTCGCAGTTCTATGAAGGGCTCATGAAATCGGCGGCACGCCTGACCTATGAGGATGTCGATGCCATCCACAATGAGCGCGACCCCTCGTTGCTGCGCGAGCACGAGCACCTGCTCAAGCATATCGAAGACCTCTACGCCGTTTTCGATGCCCTGCGCATCGATCGGCAAAAGCGCGGTGCCATCGACTTCAACACCAACGAGTCGGTGATCGAGTTTGATAATGCCGGGCAGGTCGCGGATGTTCATCCCGCCGAGCGGACGAACGCCCATCGCCTGATCGAGGAGTGCATGGTCAAGGCGAATGTGGCGACGGCTCGGTTCCTCCGCCGCCATCGCATTCCGGCGCTCTACCGCGTGCATGAGCCGCCGGCGGAACAGCGTCTGAAGAATCTGCGCGAGTTCCTCGCGCAGACCGGTCTGACCCTGGGCGGTGGTGACGAGCCGACGACCAAGGATTTCGCCGCGTTGATGGAAGCGGTCAAGCAGCGCCCCGACCAGCACTTCATCGAGTCCATCATGCTGCGCTCGATGATGGCGGCGGAATACCGGCCGGATAATGCCGGACATTTCGGCCTGGCACTGGACGCCTACGCGCATTTCACATCGCCGATCCGCCGCTATCCCGACCTGATTGTCCATCGGGCCATCAAGCATGTCATTTCCAAGCAGCCGATCGAGGCGTTCGAATACACCGAGGACCAGCTGGTGACGGTCGGTGAGCACTGCTCGATGACCGACCGTCGCGCTGAAGAGGCGTCGCGCGATGCCTTGATGACGCTGAAATGCCGTTTCATGGCGAACCGGCTCGGTGAGGAGTTCAACGGTGTGATCAGCGGTGTGACCTCGTTCGGTCTATTCGTCGAGCTCGATGGGCTGTACGTGGATGGGCTGATTCATATCACCAATCTGGAGCAGGATTTCTTCCATTTCGATGCGATCGGTCATCGACTGGTGGGAGAGCGCACGGGCAAGGAATACCGTCTCACCGATCGGATCCGGGTACGCCTCGCGCAGGTGAATGTTGATGATGGCAAGATCGACTTCGATCCCATTGCCCACCCGCTTGGACCCGATGGCGAGGTGCTGCCGCAGTCTGAGAGCCGCGGACCAACGAGCCGTAACGGCGATAAGGACAAAGGCAAGCGCAAGGGCCAGTCCCGCAGTCGGAACGGCGAGTCACGCAGCCGCCGCCGGCGTCGATGAGCCAGACCACGCTGATTGGCGGCCTGCACTCGGTGCAGGCCGCGCTGCGGTATGACCCGACGCGCGTTCTCGAGGTCTGGGTGGATGCGCGACGGCGGGACACTCGGCACCAGAAGCTGCGCAAACAGCTGGAGCTGATCGGGTGCCCGGTGCATGAATGCGCGGTCCGGCGCTTGGACGAAAAGCTCCCCGACTTCAATCATCAAGGCGTCGTGCTGGCCTGGCAGGGTCGGGCACCGCTTGGTGACAGTGATCTCGCGGATCACCTGGACGCGCTTGATCACCCACCACTGATCCTCGTGCTCGATCAGGTCCAGGATCCGCACAACCTCGGAGCCTGTCTTCGCAGCGCCGACGCCGCCGGTGTCGATGCGGTGATCACGCCCCGGGACCGCGCCGCCGGCCTGACACCGGTGGTCCATCGTGTCGCGGCCGGCGCGGCTGAGGCCGTTCCGCTGTTTCAGGTCACCAATCTTGTGCGCTGTCTACGCCATCTGCGTGATCGCGGGGTCTGGCTGTTCGGCCTGGCGGAGGCGGGCGATGTGAGCCTCCACGGCGGTGATCTCAGGGGCGCCGTTGCCATCGTGATGGGGGCCGAGGGCACCGGTCTGCGGCGCCTGACCCGCGAGCACTGTGACGCCCTGCTGGCGATACCGATGGCGGGGCAGGTCGAGAGCCTGAATGTCTCAGTGGCGACCGGGGTTGTCCTGTTCGAGGCGGTGCGTCAGCGAAGCGCTTTAACCTGATCCCTCGCTCGAATATACTGACAGATTAACCAGCGATGCTGGTTTCTCCTTGCTGCCCGTCAGAGCGGGTGGCTATCCCGGTAATATCCGGAACAACCGAAAGGAGCCACAATGCGGCACTATGAAATCGTCTTTCTGGTCCATCCCGACCAGAGTGACCAGGTACCAGCCATGATCGAGCGCTATCGCGGCCTGATCGAGGGTAACGGTGGGAGCATCCATCGGCTCGAGGACTGGGGGCGCCGGCAGCTCGCCTATCCCATCAATAAGCTCATCAAGGCGCATTACGTGCTCATGAACGTTGAGTGCGAGCCCAGCGATATCGAAGAGCTTGAGTCGATGTTCCGTTTCAACGACGCCGTCATCCGCAATATGGTGCTGGCCCGCAAAGAGGCGGTCACCGATCCGTCCCCGCTCGCGAAGGGACAGGAAGAGGATCGCGACCGGCCTGCGCGCCGTGAGCGCACCGAGGACGACTCGGAGCCGGGTGTAAACGCCGAGGCGGATGACGCCGAAGAGGCGGGTAGCGACACCGAGACGTGAGCAATCGCGTGGAGCTGACCGGTTGGCTCGTGGATGCCGCAGAGTTGCGGCACTCGCCGGCCGGTGTGCCGATCGCCCGGGGGCTGATCGAGCATGAGTCGCAACAGACCGAGGCAGGCGCCTTGCGGCCGACCCGTTTTCGGGTGGGCGTGAGTGCGGCTGGGACGCCGCTGGCTGAACGGCTGACGGATCTGCCAGTTGGCGCTAGCATCCGGGTGAGTGGCTATATGCGTCGCTCGCGCCAGCGAACCCCCGAAACCGACCCGATTATCATCAGTGTCAGCCGCTTTGAACGGCTGCAGACGACCGAATAGAGGAATAACGACATGGCCCGTTTCTTTCGCCGCCGCAAATATTGCCGCTTCACCGCCGAGGGCGTGAAGGAGATTGATTACAAGGACCTGAACACGCTGCGCCAGTATGTCACTGAGACAGGCAAGATCGTGCCCAGCCGCATCACCGGCACCCGGGCGAAGTATCAGCGTCAGCTGTCGACGGCCGTCAAGCGCGCCCGCTATCTTGCGCTGATGCCCTACACCGACAGCCACTGATCGCACGGCGTCCAGCCGTCATCACTCATGCGTGCCATTCTGGATTTTGCCATGCGAAGCCGCCTTGCGGCGGTGGGGATGGTGGCGCTGGGCGCACTGATGCCGTTGCTCTTCTGGGTGAGCGGTGGTCTGCTCGCCTTGATCACGCTGCGCCGTGGTCTGGCGGCGGGTGGCATCGTGCTGGCAGGTGCCACTGCGCTGCTGGTGCCCATCTATGCGGTCCTGTTGGGAACGCCGCTCGCGGTGCTGCAGCCCCTGGCACTGGTCTGGCTACCGGTCATGGGGATGGCACAGATCCTCAGGGCCACCGTATCGCTTGCGGTGACGGTGCAGCTCGGTGCGTTGATCGCGGTGGCGGCCGTGGCGACCTTTTACGGGGTTTACGGTGATCCAGCACTATTCTGGACCCAGATCCTCGAGGTGCTCTCCGACCGGCTTCTGGCCGGACCGCCGGGCGCCGAATGGGATCGTGCCGTGGAGCAGCTTGCGCCGCGCCTGACCGGGCTCTGGGTGAGTAATGTGCTCGCCGTGGCAGTGCTCTGCCTGCTGCTCGGCCGTTGGTGGCAGGCGATGCTGTACAATCCGGGCGGTTTCCGCAGCGAATTCCATGGTCTGCGGTTTGCGATCTGGTTCGCGGCGGGCGGTGGCGCTGCGGTGGTTGCCGGGGCGATCACCGGGCCGGGACTGCTGGCAGACCTTGGCGTTGTGCTCGGCGCGGTGTTCATCCTGCAGGCCGTTGCCGTGGCGCACGCGGTAGTGGCACGGCGGGGTTGGCATACGGGCTGGCTGGTCGGGTTCTATCTGGTTCTGCCACTTTTGCTGCGGCCAGTCGTCCTGCTGGGGCTGGCCGATACATTCATGGACTTCCGGGCGCGCCTGGCGCCCGGGACATAACAATCGAACAGACGTGAAGTCGGGGATATATAATGGAAGTCATTCTGATGGAAAAAGTGGCCAATCTGGGTGGCCTGGGCGATACCGTCCGTGTCCGCGCCGGTTATGGCCGTAACTACCTCATT from Spiribacter curvatus includes these protein-coding regions:
- the hflK gene encoding FtsH protease activity modulator HflK; translation: MAWNEPGGNNRDPWSSGGGNRGNNQGPPDLDEAIRKAKQRLEGLFGGKGGGGRGSGGSDSDGGGPKMPGSKGIGIIAGLLVTVWILSGIYIVDEGTRGVVTRFGAYEMTAQPGPHWHFPYPVESVQTVDVSNRRRITIGYQAVAAQSSRPVLSEALMLTEDENIVNVQLAVQYQVSDAADFLFNFVEPEATLKSVTESALREIVGKRNMDFVITEGRTEVAQQTRDLVVETLGPYETGINVVEVVIQDAQPPEQVQGAFEDAIKAREDRERLINQAEAYRNEVIPRAQGQAARVREEAQGYMARIVQNAEGDASRFSQQRVEYAKAPRVTRDRLYIDTMERVLGNTGKVLIDNESSQQLMYLPLDRMMRSNGPSAGNTGASGGSASMNNTVSSNTSSSSSQRSDSSSGSLRMRETR
- the hflX gene encoding ribosome rescue GTPase HflX, translated to MFARPDGGERGVLVQVDDGVIDADEALREFDALARSAGAGIVAQQTGRRRKPDPRTYLGAGKVDELRELMQTHGADLVLINHALSPVQERNLEHALQCRVLDRTGLILDIFAQRARSHEGKLQVELAQLRHLASRLVRGWSHLERQKGGIGLRGPGETQLELDRRMLGTRIRQLEKRLGRVRQQRDQGRKARRRRDLPAVSLVGYTNAGKSTLFNRVAESGVYVADQLFATLDTTLRRIELAGGEAAVIADTVGFIRDLPPQLVAAFRSTLEEVVEAELLVHVIDAADPGREDNASEVDSVLDALGADEVPQLRVYNKIDARGLSPRIDRDDEGYPVAVWLSAASGAGMDLFQQAIAERVSAEQSRGVIELSPAEGRLRARFYELGDVTEECFTDRGTIQLTVSLPTRALARLYRHEGLTAELIPITGANLPVGAVAH
- a CDS encoding adenylosuccinate synthase produces the protein MTKSVVVIGSQWGDEGKGKIVDLLTDRVSAVARFQGGHNAGHTLVIDGEKTVLHLIPSGILREGVECLIGNGVVISPEALMEELSALEASGVPARERLRISPACPVILPSHIALDQARERARGKAAIGTTGRGIGPAYEDKVARRGIRIGDLFQRECLAAKLGELLDYHNFILKQYYGEPVQDFQATQERCLAVAQALEPMVADISHRLHRHRTQGDNLLFEGAQGTLLDIDQGTYPYVTSSNTTAGAASTGTGVGPLELDYVLGITKAYTTRVGAGPFPTELSNDLGRHLAERGHEFGSTTGRPRRCGWFDAVAMRRAAQISSISGLCMTKLDVLDELDTLRICTGYRCGSQRSDVLPAGAEALAECEPEYVEMPGWRASTLGIQRYEDLPAAARAYLEKIEELCGVPVDVISTGADRVDTVVRRHPFD
- a CDS encoding ATP phosphoribosyltransferase regulatory subunit; the protein is MTDKRPGQHSPWLLPDAVEELLPPAAAALEGLRQSSLERCARWGYELVMPPVIEYLEALLSGVAHDLDLQTFKLTDQLSGRMMGVRADITPQAARIDAHQLRREGPVRLCYSGTVLRTRAEGGEGSRNPLQMGAELYGHAGIESDVEVISLMAEVLTAAGVDSLHVDLGHVGIFRGLCSAAGLDSGDEAQLWDALQRKATADIEALLVALDVAPEHRRRLAALAGLSGGIETLEIAREALEGSGEAVRSALDALAQTARALQASHPDLILHFDLGELRGYRYHTGVVFAAYTPGVSGELARGGRYDDIGAIFGRGRPATGFSADLKALLRATVPATDDPADGVAIGAPWSSDAALRARVNALRAAGETVIWMLPGHDGAGAGVECNRQLVPDTDGGWQIESMETTGNQ
- the rlmB gene encoding 23S rRNA (guanosine(2251)-2'-O)-methyltransferase RlmB; this translates as MSQTTLIGGLHSVQAALRYDPTRVLEVWVDARRRDTRHQKLRKQLELIGCPVHECAVRRLDEKLPDFNHQGVVLAWQGRAPLGDSDLADHLDALDHPPLILVLDQVQDPHNLGACLRSADAAGVDAVITPRDRAAGLTPVVHRVAAGAAEAVPLFQVTNLVRCLRHLRDRGVWLFGLAEAGDVSLHGGDLRGAVAIVMGAEGTGLRRLTREHCDALLAIPMAGQVESLNVSVATGVVLFEAVRQRSALT
- the rnr gene encoding ribonuclease R — encoded protein: MTENETDTADPSHDPFLGREKEKYESPVPSREYITQQLEAQARPLSRKDLAALFSLSDEDALEGLRRRLKAMERDGQLVRNRRNGYVVVDNEELVRGRIRSSPDGSGVVHPDRPGPNVYLAPREMHRLLNRDRVVVRLTGDDEDGRPTGELVEIIEHANQEIAGRYHEESGIGFVIPNNKRLHQDLIIPAADVNGARHGELVTAEVVNQPSQRRQPIGRIIEVFGTRIAPGDEVAVAARTHGIPVEWPEEVLEEAARFGDEVPESVKQGRKDLRKTPLITIDGADARDFDDAVYCEPTASGWKLIVAIADVAAYVTPGSALDNEAAERGNSCYFPRNVVPMLPENLSNGLCSLNPGVDRLCMVCEMQIDREGKLKRSQFYEGLMKSAARLTYEDVDAIHNERDPSLLREHEHLLKHIEDLYAVFDALRIDRQKRGAIDFNTNESVIEFDNAGQVADVHPAERTNAHRLIEECMVKANVATARFLRRHRIPALYRVHEPPAEQRLKNLREFLAQTGLTLGGGDEPTTKDFAALMEAVKQRPDQHFIESIMLRSMMAAEYRPDNAGHFGLALDAYAHFTSPIRRYPDLIVHRAIKHVISKQPIEAFEYTEDQLVTVGEHCSMTDRRAEEASRDALMTLKCRFMANRLGEEFNGVISGVTSFGLFVELDGLYVDGLIHITNLEQDFFHFDAIGHRLVGERTGKEYRLTDRIRVRLAQVNVDDGKIDFDPIAHPLGPDGEVLPQSESRGPTSRNGDKDKGKRKGQSRSRNGESRSRRRRR
- a CDS encoding DUF2065 domain-containing protein; this encodes MQDLLTAVALLLIIEGILPFLSPRYLRRALFSIVQQNDKSLRLTGMATMLVGTLLLYLIR
- the hfq gene encoding RNA chaperone Hfq; translated protein: MSKGQSLQEPFLNALRKEKVPVSIYLVNGIKLQGQVDSFDQFVILLRNSISQLVYKHAISTIVPSRNVRELLQEERDPETDED
- the hflC gene encoding protease modulator HflC, translating into MNRLTAIGAAVVLLLIVGLTFGTFTVKETERALKFRLGEVVRVDYEPGLHFQIPFVNNVRKIDIRVQTLDESPQRFLTSEQKNLIVDTFVKWRVEDIEKYYVTVRANPRQANLRLSEIIRDGLRAEFGKRTVQEVISGDRAEIMDLLTQQASEAGNSLGISVLDVRLQRVDLPEGVSESVFNRMVAAREQVARQFRAEGQEAAERIRSAADRRREEILAAARRDAEEMRGEADADATAIYAEAYQADEEFYRFYRSLRAYENTFSDESDMLVLSPDSEFFRYFDEHDSLSVTP